In Monodelphis domestica isolate mMonDom1 chromosome 4, mMonDom1.pri, whole genome shotgun sequence, one DNA window encodes the following:
- the SH2D5 gene encoding SH2 domain-containing protein 5, whose protein sequence is NPRSPASKLFCHLFAGSQPGEVQILHLLLCRSFQLSYLLQHPEDQAQPGPGPPVEEPPKPPPSPAGPAGLIREPFGRDQVSQNVHALVSFRRLPAPAEGLAGCSAKEMSEAEGRGATPRQSRLGNPYCSPTLVRKKAIRSKVIRSGAYRCCTYETQLQQSAREAFPDAWERWAQGASGLACLVESEGSLTENIWAFTGLSRARALSLLRRDVLGAFLLWPESGPGGQWCLSVKTQCGVVPHQIFRTNLGKFSVEHLPTEFPSLEALVEHHSGAERSLFCPLDMGRLNPCYEAQDYGPSRPAWPRGHPKQEPRQQELG, encoded by the exons AACCCTCGGAGCCCTGCCAGCAAGCTCTTCTGTCATTTGTTTGCAGGCAGCCAGCCTGGGGAG GTCCAGATCCTCCACCTGCTGCTTTGCCGCTCCTTTCAGCTCTCATACCTCTTGCAGCACCCTGAGGATCAAGCCCAGCCTGGGCCGGGGCCACCTGTGGAGGAGCCCCCCAAGCCGCCGCCCAGCCCCGCGGGTCCTGCTGGGCTGATCAGGGAGCCCTTTGGCCGGGATCAGGTCTCCCAAAACGTCCATGCTCTGGTCTCGTTCCGGCGGCTGCCCGCCCCCGCTGAGGGGCTGGCAGGCTGCAGCGCG AAGGAGATGTCTGAGGCAGAAGGTCGAGGGGCCACCCCCCGTCAATCCCGCCTGGGGAACCCTTACTGCTCCCCCACCCTCGTGCGAAAGAAGGCGATTCGGAGCAAGGTGATCCGATCGGGGGCCTATCGCTGCTGTACCTACGAAACCCAGCTGCAGCAGTCTGCGCGGGAGgcct TTCCTGATGCCTGGGAGAGGTGGGCCCAGGGAGCCAGTGGTCTGGCCTGCCTGGTGGAGAGCGAGGGAAGCCTGACTGAGAACATCTGGGCCTTCACCGGCCTCTCTAG GGCCCGGGCACTCTCCCTGCTCCGAAGAGATGTCCTTGGGGCCTTTCTGCTGTGGCCCGAGTCTGGTCCTGGAGGCCAGTGGTGCCTGTCAGTGAAGACACAGTGTGGCGTGGTCCCCCATCAGATCTTCAGGACTAACTTGGGCAAGTTCAGTGTGGAA CATCTGCCGACAGAATTCCCCAGCCTGGAGGCCTTGGTGGAGCACCATTCAGGAGCTGAGCGTAGCCTTTTCTGCCCCCTGGACATGGGACGTCTGAACCCCTGCTATGAAGCACAGGACTATGGGCCCAGCCGGCCTGCATGGCCCCGTGGCCACCCCAAGCAAGAGCCCCGGCAGCAAGAACTGGGCTAA